In Deltaproteobacteria bacterium, the DNA window TCGTCTGTCCTGCAGCCATGACCACACCTGTTAAAGCAATAGTAAATACTATTGCGCCGATGCCTGCTAATACTCTTTTCATCTTATTTCCTCCTTTTATGGATTATTGGTTTCGTATTTTTTATGCAGGACATTTTGTATCTGAGTTATAGAATAACCCTGTTTATACAGTTTAAAGGCATCTATAGCGATGTCCTGACATACATCGCAGTTAGCGGCATGAGGACTGTAACTGCCGTCATCATTTATGAAACAATCTTTACTGCTGGTATGACCTATCATAGTGCATCCGCATGTGCATGGCACTGCTTTCAGCACTTCGGGTATTGTGATTGCTATCCTGTATGCAGACAGGGATTTCTCGGAATTGTATACGTATCTTGGGAAGTTAGAGTCATTTTCGAGTTGTATATCCTTGCTGCTATGTGATGGTCCCAAAGAATACCAGACTACCGCTACAATAACGGTAAGGACTAATAAACCTATTGTTATCTTTGTTATATCACTTATTGGTTTGTTCACCTTTATCCTCCTCGTTGTTTTCATATCAGCTTCACATTCTTCCTTAATGCATTTTAGCCTTTAGTTGTATATGCAAAGCAGCAATAGTGCCACTCTAACATTTCTTGTAAAATTAACAACTTATACCACTGAACACATAATTTAAATAAACAATATTCTCCATCAGTAGAGAATATTGTTTACCCTCTCAAACCACCGGAGTAAAGGGGTCAGCCCTTGACAGGCTGTTGAAAAACTCCTCTTAAAAAA includes these proteins:
- a CDS encoding PCYCGC domain-containing protein, translated to MKTTRRIKVNKPISDITKITIGLLVLTVIVAVVWYSLGPSHSSKDIQLENDSNFPRYVYNSEKSLSAYRIAITIPEVLKAVPCTCGCTMIGHTSSKDCFINDDGSYSPHAANCDVCQDIAIDAFKLYKQGYSITQIQNVLHKKYETNNP